Proteins from a single region of Dyadobacter fanqingshengii:
- a CDS encoding ferritin-like domain-containing protein codes for METNENLIEVLNDLIKINNDRIDGYEKAVEEVEDIDLDLRGIFQKMANESRQNINELSAEVRNLGGEIATGTTNSGKIYRVWMDIKATFTGHDRTSVLESCEYGEDAAQEAYDDALATDTDLPVNIRQIIANQKAELLESHNLIKKYRDLHQAVN; via the coding sequence ATGGAAACCAATGAAAATCTTATTGAAGTTTTGAATGACTTGATAAAAATCAATAACGACCGTATCGACGGTTATGAGAAAGCGGTTGAGGAAGTAGAGGACATTGACCTTGATTTGAGAGGGATATTTCAAAAGATGGCAAACGAAAGCCGTCAGAATATTAATGAGCTGAGTGCCGAGGTGAGAAATTTGGGAGGAGAGATTGCGACGGGCACTACAAATTCGGGAAAGATTTACAGAGTTTGGATGGATATTAAAGCAACATTCACAGGCCACGACAGAACTTCGGTTCTTGAAAGCTGCGAATATGGCGAAGATGCAGCTCAGGAAGCATATGACGATGCATTGGCAACAGATACAGATCTGCCGGTAAACATCAGACAAATTATTGCCAATCAAAAAGCGGAGTTGCTGGAATCGCATAACCTGATTAAGAAATATCGGGATTTGCACCAGGCTGTTAATTAA
- a CDS encoding phytoene desaturase family protein, whose translation MYKKAYDAIVVGAGPNGLAAAVTLQEAGLSVLIVEARSTIGGGMRSSELTLPGFVHDVCSAVHPMAVLSPFFKTLPLKNYGLEMIQPEYAAAHPFDDGKAAVLHESVKATAEGLGIDKKAYLNFMQPLLADLPGLLPDLLGPLRWPKHPIDLAKFGIKALPPATWTRKFFKTREARGLWAGMAAHAIQPLQNIATSAFGIMLMAGAHLAGWPIPKGGSQSIANALANYFLSIGGEIHTDFEVKSLDDLPDSKAVLLDVTPKQLLRIAGNKLNASYRRRLEKYRQGMGVFKIDWALEEPIPFTAGACRKAGTVHLGNTFEEIAHGEKSLHNGKHVEKPFVLLAQQSLFDPGRVPAGKQSAWAYCHVPNGSDKDMTTIIENQVERFAPGFRDIIIDKHTMNTAQMEAYNPNYIGGDINGGIQDIWQLYSRPTLQISPYRTAAEGIYLCSSSTPPGGGVHGMCGHHAARQVLKDVFKMNNITAERVK comes from the coding sequence GTGTACAAGAAAGCATACGATGCAATTGTGGTAGGAGCCGGTCCGAATGGCCTGGCGGCGGCTGTCACATTGCAGGAAGCAGGACTTTCTGTTTTGATCGTCGAAGCCAGATCAACCATTGGCGGAGGCATGCGATCATCGGAACTGACGCTTCCAGGGTTTGTACACGATGTTTGTTCGGCAGTGCATCCGATGGCAGTGCTGTCGCCGTTTTTTAAAACATTACCATTGAAGAATTACGGTCTGGAAATGATCCAGCCGGAATATGCGGCAGCGCATCCGTTCGATGATGGCAAAGCAGCCGTTTTGCACGAGTCCGTGAAGGCAACCGCGGAAGGGTTAGGGATTGATAAAAAAGCCTACCTCAACTTCATGCAGCCTTTATTAGCGGATTTGCCGGGCTTGCTTCCCGACCTGCTGGGCCCACTGAGGTGGCCGAAGCACCCGATCGATCTGGCGAAATTTGGAATAAAAGCACTCCCGCCTGCGACCTGGACCCGTAAATTTTTTAAAACGAGAGAGGCCAGGGGGCTTTGGGCGGGAATGGCGGCGCATGCGATCCAGCCTTTGCAGAACATTGCCACGTCCGCATTCGGGATCATGTTGATGGCAGGCGCGCACCTTGCAGGATGGCCGATTCCAAAAGGCGGAAGTCAGTCCATAGCGAATGCATTAGCCAATTATTTTTTATCCATTGGCGGTGAAATACACACGGATTTCGAGGTGAAATCACTTGACGACCTGCCGGATTCGAAAGCCGTTTTGCTGGATGTCACACCGAAGCAACTTTTGCGCATTGCCGGGAATAAATTGAATGCTTCCTATCGCAGACGTTTGGAAAAATATCGGCAGGGGATGGGCGTTTTTAAAATAGACTGGGCCCTGGAAGAGCCGATCCCTTTCACGGCAGGAGCTTGCAGAAAAGCCGGAACCGTACATTTGGGAAACACATTTGAAGAAATAGCACATGGTGAAAAAAGCTTGCACAATGGAAAGCATGTAGAAAAACCTTTCGTGTTGCTGGCGCAGCAAAGTCTGTTCGATCCCGGACGCGTGCCTGCTGGAAAGCAGTCAGCATGGGCTTATTGCCACGTTCCAAACGGTTCGGACAAGGATATGACCACCATTATTGAAAATCAGGTGGAGCGTTTTGCGCCGGGTTTTCGGGACATTATTATAGACAAGCACACCATGAATACGGCGCAGATGGAAGCCTATAATCCCAACTACATTGGCGGCGACATTAATGGCGGCATACAGGATATTTGGCAGTTATATTCCCGGCCCACATTACAGATTTCGCCATACCGGACTGCTGCCGAGGGTATTTACCTGTGTTCGTCCTCAACCCCTCCGGGTGGTGGCGTGCACGGAATGTGCGGACATCATGCGGCAAGGCAGGTTTTAAAGGATGTATTTAAAATGAATAACATTACAGCAGAGCGGGTTAAATAA
- a CDS encoding biliverdin-producing heme oxygenase: MSEMHSFHSDQESFIQNLRKQTAVSHKHLEENYLSKMILNEQVTLIDYQNYLSALYGVTLGCENSVFPHIQDIITDLNQRYRSQFIAQDLLTTGFTQHQIEALPVYTFTFSSVAGHLGAMYVLEGSLLGGRFLYKHINQTLGLNAENGCSYFWGYGEQTGLMWKAFISSLNRFAMETGQSAEIIQGAVNTFTIIDNWLDEAIIDKYE; the protein is encoded by the coding sequence ATGAGCGAAATGCATAGTTTTCATTCCGATCAAGAGTCATTTATCCAAAATTTAAGGAAGCAGACAGCAGTTAGCCACAAACACCTGGAGGAGAATTATTTGTCCAAAATGATTCTCAATGAACAGGTTACCTTGATTGACTATCAAAACTATTTGTCAGCATTGTACGGCGTGACCTTGGGCTGTGAAAATTCTGTATTTCCTCATATTCAAGATATCATAACGGATCTGAACCAGCGTTATCGCTCCCAGTTCATTGCGCAGGATCTTTTGACTACCGGTTTCACCCAACATCAGATAGAAGCATTGCCCGTTTATACTTTTACGTTTTCATCAGTTGCGGGGCATTTAGGAGCCATGTATGTGTTGGAAGGTTCGCTTTTGGGAGGCCGGTTCTTATATAAACACATTAACCAAACGCTGGGGCTCAATGCAGAAAACGGATGTTCCTATTTCTGGGGCTATGGTGAGCAAACTGGCTTGATGTGGAAAGCCTTCATCTCGTCTCTTAACCGATTCGCAATGGAAACAGGACAAAGCGCGGAAATAATACAGGGCGCGGTTAACACATTTACGATCATAGACAATTGGCTTGACGAAGCAATAATTGATAAGTACGAATGA
- a CDS encoding RBBP9/YdeN family alpha/beta hydrolase — translation MHFLTVPGLASSGPQHWQTIWERQYPQRFSRVQQQNWDWPIKEDWVNQLQTQINNLTGPTVLIGHSLGCITIAHWAHQFNSEHIKGALLVAPADAEMSKRLNFVIGFTPIPVKPFVFKSVVVASTNDIYATIGRSKAFAGHWGSDFINVGKKGHINAVSGLEDWEEGKEILESLSGVKLAE, via the coding sequence ATGCATTTTTTAACTGTTCCAGGATTGGCGAGCTCGGGGCCGCAACATTGGCAGACCATTTGGGAAAGGCAATATCCGCAGCGTTTTAGCAGAGTGCAGCAGCAAAACTGGGACTGGCCGATTAAAGAGGATTGGGTGAACCAACTTCAAACCCAGATAAATAATTTAACCGGCCCGACCGTTTTAATCGGACACAGCCTTGGCTGTATCACAATCGCACATTGGGCGCACCAATTTAATTCTGAGCATATTAAAGGGGCATTGTTAGTTGCTCCTGCGGATGCGGAAATGTCCAAGCGATTAAATTTTGTTATAGGCTTTACGCCTATCCCCGTTAAACCTTTTGTCTTTAAATCGGTCGTAGTAGCGAGCACCAACGACATTTATGCAACCATTGGCAGATCAAAGGCATTTGCCGGACACTGGGGCAGTGATTTTATAAATGTGGGCAAAAAAGGACATATAAATGCGGTTTCAGGTCTGGAAGATTGGGAAGAGGGTAAGGAGATTCTGGAAAGCCTGAGTGGAGTAAAACTTGCTGAATAA
- a CDS encoding formylglycine-generating enzyme family protein, giving the protein MNFLQTIKISFFIGITALAATSCDKKQTAEERKADSLAHCIADGIPSRASAIKNASYITEGKGDTTGMAWISGGKFLMGSDEFPDSRPMHEVNVNGFYMDKHEVTNAEYAAFVKATNYKTVAERPLNPADYPGVPADKLVPGSAVFTPTPTRVSLDNPLQWWNYVAGASWAHPEGPSSSIKGRENYPVTHVSYEDAAAYAKWAGKRLPTEAEWEFAAQGGKGNHTYYWGDELKPGNKWVANIYQGSFPDKNTKEDGFLTAAPVETFPANPYGLYDMDGNVWEWCEDLYRPDYYQKSAKDNPKGPSDSYDPDEPGAVKRVQRGGSFLCSDDYCIRYKAGSRGKGEVTSGSNNLGFRCVKDKI; this is encoded by the coding sequence ATGAATTTTTTGCAGACCATTAAGATTAGTTTTTTCATTGGAATAACAGCCCTTGCTGCGACCAGTTGCGATAAAAAGCAGACTGCCGAAGAACGGAAAGCCGATAGTCTTGCGCATTGTATTGCGGATGGCATCCCGTCGAGGGCTTCAGCGATCAAAAATGCGAGTTACATCACCGAGGGGAAGGGCGACACAACCGGAATGGCGTGGATTAGTGGTGGTAAGTTCCTGATGGGGTCAGACGAGTTTCCGGATTCGCGCCCGATGCATGAGGTGAATGTGAATGGCTTTTATATGGATAAGCATGAAGTAACCAATGCGGAATATGCCGCTTTTGTGAAAGCAACTAATTATAAAACCGTGGCAGAAAGACCATTAAATCCGGCTGATTATCCTGGTGTTCCAGCCGATAAGCTCGTTCCCGGATCAGCGGTTTTCACGCCTACGCCCACACGCGTTTCTTTGGATAACCCTTTGCAATGGTGGAATTACGTTGCCGGCGCAAGCTGGGCGCACCCCGAAGGGCCGTCATCCTCGATCAAAGGGCGTGAAAATTATCCGGTAACCCACGTATCTTATGAAGATGCGGCAGCTTATGCCAAGTGGGCCGGAAAAAGGCTTCCTACCGAAGCCGAATGGGAATTTGCCGCGCAAGGAGGAAAAGGCAATCATACATATTATTGGGGCGACGAATTAAAGCCCGGGAACAAATGGGTGGCAAACATTTACCAGGGAAGTTTTCCTGATAAAAACACTAAAGAGGACGGCTTCCTGACAGCAGCACCGGTAGAAACATTTCCAGCAAATCCATATGGTTTGTACGATATGGACGGCAATGTTTGGGAATGGTGCGAAGACTTATATCGCCCGGATTATTATCAGAAAAGTGCGAAGGATAATCCCAAAGGACCTTCGGATAGTTATGATCCCGATGAACCGGGTGCAGTGAAGCGCGTTCAGCGTGGCGGGTCATTCCTTTGCAGCGACGATTATTGCATTCGTTACAAAGCCGGAAGCCGTGGAAAAGGCGAGGTGACCAGTGGCAGCAATAATCTTGGATTTCGCTGTGTTAAGGATAAAATTTAA
- a CDS encoding sulfatase family protein yields the protein MRKNFSLFRSLLSLLVIAGACGISVAQTAARPNIIFIFSDDHAYQGIGAYGNKLVKTPNIDRIAREGALLTNNIVTNSICGPSRATLLTGKYSHTNGYKRNDRTRFDTNQTLLSKTLQQSGYQTAWIGKMHLNSLPAGFDYWNVLPDQGSYYNPDFVGQPNDTTHYTGYVSDLITKFSVDWLEKRENTKPFFLIVGHKATHREWLPDLQDLGAYDNVTFPLPSNFYDDYKGRTAAMQQDMSIEKTMRLRQDLKVDVDYEKDGAYKRFTPEQKKVFKAYYDKVGKEVADKKLTGKALTEWKYQRYLRDYFSVANSLDRNIGKLLDYLDKSGLSKNTVVIYASDQGFYLGEHGWFDKRFIYEESLKTPFVIRYPGVIKPGKKVEDLIVNVDWAPTVLNIAGAKIPSDIQGKSFLPLLKDDQTAKAPWRKEAYYHYYEFPEPHHVYPHFGLRTSRYKLAYFYGGADSWELFDLEKDPKEGSNIYGTPGTEKITADLKEKLKALMKEYKDDEALKILAGAKSI from the coding sequence ATGCGTAAGAATTTTTCCCTGTTCCGTTCCCTGTTAAGCTTGTTAGTCATTGCGGGCGCATGTGGCATATCAGTTGCACAAACCGCAGCCCGACCTAACATTATCTTTATTTTTTCCGATGACCATGCTTATCAAGGCATAGGCGCATATGGAAATAAATTGGTTAAAACACCCAACATTGACCGCATTGCACGCGAAGGCGCGTTGCTGACCAACAATATCGTAACAAATTCCATCTGCGGGCCGAGCCGAGCAACATTGCTCACCGGAAAATACAGCCATACGAATGGTTATAAAAGGAACGACAGGACCAGGTTTGATACGAATCAGACTTTACTATCCAAAACGTTACAGCAAAGCGGTTATCAAACGGCCTGGATCGGAAAAATGCACCTGAACAGCCTGCCTGCGGGGTTTGACTATTGGAATGTGCTGCCTGACCAGGGAAGCTATTACAATCCTGATTTTGTCGGCCAGCCTAACGACACCACCCATTATACAGGTTATGTTTCCGATCTGATCACCAAATTTTCGGTCGACTGGCTTGAAAAACGGGAAAATACCAAGCCATTTTTCCTGATTGTTGGGCATAAAGCTACCCACCGTGAATGGCTGCCCGACTTGCAGGACCTGGGTGCTTATGACAATGTTACATTCCCCCTTCCTTCAAATTTTTATGATGATTACAAGGGCAGGACTGCGGCTATGCAACAGGATATGAGCATTGAAAAAACCATGCGGTTGAGACAAGACCTTAAAGTGGATGTGGATTACGAAAAAGACGGCGCATATAAGCGCTTCACGCCCGAGCAGAAAAAGGTTTTCAAGGCATATTATGACAAAGTTGGAAAAGAAGTAGCTGATAAAAAGCTGACTGGTAAAGCATTAACCGAATGGAAATATCAGCGCTATCTGCGCGACTATTTCTCCGTTGCCAACTCGCTGGACAGGAACATTGGCAAGCTGCTGGACTATCTGGATAAATCGGGTTTGTCAAAGAACACGGTTGTCATCTATGCGTCGGACCAGGGATTTTACCTGGGAGAGCATGGCTGGTTTGATAAACGTTTTATTTACGAAGAATCTTTGAAAACGCCATTTGTGATCCGCTATCCAGGGGTTATTAAGCCCGGGAAAAAAGTGGAAGACCTGATTGTAAATGTGGACTGGGCTCCTACTGTGCTGAACATTGCCGGTGCAAAAATTCCATCCGATATCCAGGGGAAATCATTTTTACCATTATTAAAGGACGATCAGACCGCGAAAGCGCCCTGGCGTAAGGAAGCATACTATCATTATTACGAATTTCCCGAGCCGCACCATGTTTATCCGCATTTCGGCTTGCGTACAAGCAGATACAAGCTGGCTTATTTTTACGGAGGCGCTGATTCCTGGGAATTGTTTGACCTTGAAAAAGATCCCAAGGAAGGCTCAAACATTTACGGCACGCCCGGCACCGAAAAGATCACAGCCGACCTGAAAGAAAAACTGAAAGCACTGATGAAGGAATATAAGGATGATGAAGCACTGAAAATATTGGCCGGGGCCAAAAGCATTTAA
- a CDS encoding lipid A deacylase LpxR family protein, protein MRYILILAFLCVQKPALAQRIDQTALFRNVAGDKYVRLHYDNDFFAKSDYYYTQGYSFELITPGLRKNPLNKLLLRTGRSMQYGLAFEHYGFTPTSISSDAILYNDRPFAGCIMLKSFRISVDTLKKTRLVAILSTGMIGPVAFAGKMQTKIHEWTGDRDPRGWQNQIKNDLIINYAVQFQKQVFNYKNHVALNTETQMQMGTLTNKAQAGLTVRLGKFYSPFDNAPVKLTRKLQCYIYNQPLIGFNAYDATLQGGLFSTNSPYKLRSSQINRVTFQDNFGLVVQYWRIYLEYYQSFLTREFHTGMDHRWGGVKVGIAL, encoded by the coding sequence ATGCGATATATTCTTATCCTTGCTTTTTTGTGTGTTCAAAAACCTGCTCTGGCGCAGCGGATCGATCAAACTGCTTTATTTAGAAATGTTGCAGGCGATAAATATGTCAGGCTGCATTACGACAATGATTTTTTTGCCAAAAGCGATTATTATTACACCCAGGGTTACAGTTTTGAATTAATTACACCGGGTTTAAGAAAAAATCCACTGAACAAACTTCTCTTACGTACGGGCCGGTCCATGCAATATGGACTGGCTTTTGAACATTACGGCTTCACCCCTACCAGCATTTCAAGTGATGCCATTTTATACAATGATCGCCCTTTTGCCGGATGCATCATGCTAAAATCATTTCGTATTTCAGTTGATACGCTTAAAAAAACACGATTGGTTGCTATCCTGAGCACCGGAATGATAGGCCCCGTAGCTTTTGCCGGAAAAATGCAGACGAAAATTCACGAATGGACAGGCGACCGAGATCCGAGAGGCTGGCAAAATCAGATTAAAAATGATTTGATCATCAATTATGCAGTCCAGTTTCAGAAACAGGTTTTCAATTACAAAAATCACGTCGCACTCAATACTGAAACCCAAATGCAAATGGGCACATTAACTAACAAAGCGCAGGCGGGATTAACAGTGAGGCTCGGAAAGTTTTATTCTCCATTTGACAATGCGCCTGTAAAATTAACCCGGAAACTTCAATGCTACATTTACAATCAGCCACTTATTGGATTCAATGCATATGACGCCACATTACAGGGCGGCTTGTTCTCCACAAATAGTCCCTACAAATTGAGATCGTCTCAAATTAACAGAGTGACGTTTCAGGACAATTTCGGTTTGGTTGTGCAGTACTGGCGCATTTATCTGGAATATTATCAGTCCTTTCTTACCAGAGAATTCCACACCGGAATGGACCACCGCTGGGGAGGGGTTAAAGTTGGTATCGCCTTGTAA
- a CDS encoding DNA topoisomerase IB: protein MSVAVAVGTLTEAPVITAKQFKKLRKDPALTAAAAGLNYIQSGNAPGFLRKGKAPRFYYLDTLGIRVKDKAQIKRIKSLVLPPAWREVWISEDPDTHLQATGIDEAGRKQYRYHPHWNLIRNQTKYYRLLTFSDALPQLREQVEHDLRKHSFDLDKSIALVIKIMDKTCIRVGNQRYKLKHGSSGITTLDARCASVKGNTIRFMFTGKKGIKQDITLRDTQLARLVKQYKEMPGKRLFQYTQENGSRCSLNAHQVNDYIRKYTGSNFSAKDFRTWMGTVTAFEYLSHQEKYETQRQLTRTLNTCLDVVAAHLGNTRTVCKKYYVHPAVFRAYENGKIQRFLNKQVEEIKLFTDSEQHVKSLLAHQV from the coding sequence ATGTCGGTAGCCGTAGCAGTTGGAACGTTGACAGAAGCGCCCGTCATCACTGCCAAACAATTTAAAAAATTAAGAAAGGACCCTGCACTTACAGCCGCTGCTGCGGGTCTTAATTACATCCAATCCGGTAATGCCCCTGGTTTTCTCAGGAAAGGCAAAGCGCCGCGATTTTATTACCTTGATACACTAGGGATCAGGGTAAAAGACAAAGCTCAGATCAAAAGGATCAAGAGCCTGGTGCTGCCCCCTGCCTGGCGGGAAGTATGGATCAGCGAGGACCCGGACACGCATCTTCAAGCGACCGGAATCGACGAAGCGGGCAGAAAGCAATATCGCTATCACCCGCATTGGAACCTGATCCGCAACCAGACAAAATATTATCGCCTTCTGACATTCTCGGACGCCCTTCCACAGCTTAGGGAGCAGGTGGAGCATGATTTGCGCAAGCATAGTTTTGATCTTGACAAATCCATTGCTCTGGTCATCAAGATTATGGACAAAACCTGTATACGGGTGGGAAATCAGCGTTATAAATTAAAGCATGGCTCCTCAGGAATCACCACGCTGGACGCGCGTTGCGCCAGTGTGAAAGGCAACACAATCCGATTTATGTTTACGGGAAAAAAAGGCATCAAACAGGACATTACATTAAGGGACACGCAGTTGGCCAGATTGGTAAAGCAATACAAGGAAATGCCAGGAAAGCGGCTGTTCCAATACACGCAGGAAAATGGATCCCGATGTTCGCTGAATGCGCATCAAGTAAATGATTATATCCGAAAATATACCGGATCCAATTTCTCCGCAAAGGATTTTCGGACCTGGATGGGCACCGTAACTGCATTCGAATATCTGAGCCATCAGGAAAAATATGAGACGCAGCGGCAGTTGACACGGACATTGAATACGTGTTTAGACGTGGTGGCGGCACATTTGGGAAATACCCGGACTGTTTGTAAAAAATATTATGTGCATCCCGCGGTTTTCCGTGCTTATGAAAACGGAAAGATCCAGCGGTTCCTCAATAAACAGGTGGAAGAGATCAAACTTTTCACAGACAGCGAGCAACACGTAAAGTCTTTACTCGCACATCAGGTCTAG
- a CDS encoding ATP-binding protein, with amino-acid sequence MNIKNIVNRDLVNLTNCESEPIHIPGSIQPQGFMLGVNRRTYIIDFCSENCAEYMGIAPQMILGKTLADIFSAEESDGFKEYASAEYIDSAKPYVFSVDNISYNTTVHTSNETLILELEPFPDGAINLPNLYNQTRTFVSIMEKTSYLPELCQEIANQTREITGYDRVMIYKFDPTYNGEVIAESKREDLDSFAGQKYPHTDIPVQARELYIRNPLRMIADINYTPVPILTLDDASEKTNKSLDLSLSILRSVSPIHVEYLKNMGVGATLTISLLQNQKLWGLIACHHYSPKILPHYTRLSALLQGHFLTSQIAVREVAEEFEVSQKVDKSLVELLSKLHKNENFIEEYHHDNSLLQLANATGAAIFLNNKLYKNGITPADEPLISLFHFLADNFKTQGLVTHCLSDHYPEGHAISQQAAGIIYHALSGNSDGIIWMRQEKVETINWGGNPDKAMLPNEDGLRLSPRKSFELWMQVVKYQSAPWRKSEINVASGFSYALQKHINYRVIQTQEDANRVLNEELKTANQELANLNWISTHDLKEPLRKIQIFASKVLDREDPDLSAQVKDSVGRMRLAAEKMQNLIEDILAYSKAGNMEKVFEEMDLNVILKDVLRELQDNIEERHVTIHAQGLPAVKVIPFQVHQLFLNLLSNAIKFTDPDTAPDIDIKVNIVDGSAVNEIISPLQKFYGISFKDNGIGFDEEYETRIFDVFQRLHPAHKYPGTGIGLAICKKIAENHKGFITVRSKPGSGSTFTLFLPVSR; translated from the coding sequence ATGAACATTAAGAACATAGTGAACCGCGATCTTGTCAATCTGACAAACTGCGAAAGCGAACCCATCCATATACCAGGAAGCATACAACCGCAAGGCTTTATGCTGGGCGTGAACAGGCGTACTTATATCATTGACTTTTGCAGTGAAAACTGCGCGGAGTACATGGGCATTGCTCCGCAAATGATCCTTGGAAAAACATTGGCCGATATTTTCTCTGCTGAGGAGTCCGACGGTTTTAAGGAATATGCATCAGCAGAATACATTGACTCTGCCAAACCGTATGTTTTCTCGGTGGACAATATTTCCTACAACACCACTGTACACACGAGCAACGAAACACTGATCCTTGAATTAGAGCCATTTCCGGATGGCGCCATTAATCTGCCCAATCTATATAACCAGACGCGGACATTCGTGTCCATTATGGAGAAAACCAGCTATTTACCTGAACTCTGCCAGGAAATAGCCAATCAAACGCGTGAGATCACCGGTTACGACCGCGTCATGATCTATAAGTTTGATCCTACCTACAACGGTGAAGTAATCGCGGAGAGCAAGCGGGAAGACCTTGATTCCTTTGCCGGACAAAAATACCCGCATACAGACATTCCCGTTCAAGCCAGAGAACTCTATATCCGTAACCCGCTGCGGATGATCGCTGACATTAACTACACGCCTGTCCCGATCCTGACCCTGGACGACGCGAGCGAGAAAACCAACAAATCACTGGACCTTAGCCTCTCTATCCTGCGGAGCGTTTCGCCTATCCACGTCGAATATTTAAAAAACATGGGCGTTGGGGCAACACTGACCATTTCTCTTTTGCAAAATCAGAAATTGTGGGGTTTGATTGCCTGCCATCATTACTCTCCGAAAATATTGCCCCATTACACGAGGCTTTCTGCATTGCTTCAGGGACATTTTCTTACTTCACAAATTGCTGTAAGAGAAGTGGCGGAAGAGTTCGAAGTAAGCCAGAAAGTAGATAAGTCGTTGGTGGAATTGCTGTCCAAGCTCCACAAAAACGAAAATTTTATTGAGGAATATCACCATGATAATTCGCTGCTGCAATTGGCGAATGCAACGGGAGCAGCCATTTTTTTGAATAACAAACTTTACAAAAACGGCATCACACCAGCAGATGAGCCATTGATTTCCCTATTCCATTTTCTGGCTGATAATTTTAAAACGCAAGGGTTGGTTACGCATTGCCTGAGCGATCATTACCCGGAAGGCCATGCCATTTCACAGCAGGCTGCCGGCATTATTTATCATGCATTGTCCGGAAATTCGGACGGGATAATCTGGATGCGGCAGGAGAAGGTTGAGACAATAAACTGGGGCGGAAACCCTGACAAGGCAATGTTGCCTAATGAAGACGGTCTGCGCCTTTCGCCCAGAAAATCTTTTGAGCTTTGGATGCAGGTGGTGAAGTACCAGAGTGCCCCCTGGCGTAAATCCGAAATTAATGTAGCCTCCGGATTTTCCTACGCATTGCAAAAGCATATTAATTACCGGGTGATCCAAACCCAGGAGGATGCAAACCGCGTCCTGAATGAAGAACTGAAAACCGCTAATCAGGAACTTGCCAACCTCAATTGGATCAGCACGCACGATTTGAAGGAACCATTGAGAAAGATCCAGATTTTCGCGTCGAAGGTGCTCGACCGGGAAGACCCGGATCTGTCTGCGCAGGTGAAGGATTCTGTTGGACGCATGCGTCTGGCGGCGGAGAAAATGCAAAACCTTATTGAAGATATTCTTGCTTACTCCAAAGCGGGAAACATGGAAAAGGTCTTCGAAGAAATGGACCTGAATGTTATTCTGAAGGATGTTTTGCGCGAGTTGCAGGATAATATAGAGGAACGGCATGTGACCATTCATGCGCAGGGACTGCCTGCAGTAAAGGTTATCCCTTTCCAGGTTCACCAACTGTTCCTGAACCTGCTCAGCAATGCCATCAAGTTCACCGATCCCGACACAGCCCCCGACATTGACATTAAAGTGAATATTGTTGACGGCAGCGCGGTCAATGAAATTATTTCTCCGCTTCAAAAATTTTACGGCATTTCTTTCAAAGACAATGGCATAGGATTCGATGAAGAATACGAGACCAGGATCTTCGACGTTTTTCAGCGACTTCATCCGGCGCACAAATATCCCGGAACCGGCATAGGCCTGGCTATTTGCAAGAAAATTGCGGAAAACCATAAAGGATTCATCACCGTGCGTTCCAAGCCCGGAAGTGGTTCGACCTTCACATTGTTTCTCCCTGTAAGCCGTTGA
- a CDS encoding DUF4142 domain-containing protein produces the protein MKKITLTGMLFAAMLTFAACNNTKTEDSKEVAEEQNDAKLDDTKLEDDSEFAVAAADGGMLEVQLGELAQTNAASADVKKFGKDMATEHGKANEELKALAQQKNITLPMSVSDDKQKKIDDLSKKKGAEFDKDYISFMVDDHKEDISEFEEAASDAKDAEVKAWAAGKVPTLKHHLEMAQGIKDKMK, from the coding sequence ATGAAAAAGATAACATTAACCGGAATGCTGTTTGCCGCGATGCTGACATTCGCTGCTTGCAACAATACTAAAACTGAAGATAGCAAAGAAGTAGCTGAGGAGCAAAACGACGCGAAACTTGACGATACCAAACTGGAAGATGATTCAGAATTTGCCGTTGCAGCCGCCGATGGTGGTATGCTGGAAGTGCAACTGGGTGAACTTGCCCAAACCAATGCTGCGAGCGCAGATGTGAAAAAATTTGGTAAGGACATGGCAACAGAGCATGGTAAGGCCAATGAAGAGTTGAAAGCACTTGCACAGCAAAAAAATATTACTTTGCCAATGTCTGTAAGTGATGATAAGCAGAAAAAAATTGACGATCTGTCTAAGAAAAAAGGCGCTGAGTTCGATAAAGACTATATTTCTTTCATGGTAGATGACCATAAAGAGGACATCAGCGAGTTTGAAGAAGCTGCAAGTGATGCCAAAGATGCAGAGGTAAAAGCGTGGGCAGCTGGAAAAGTACCAACGCTGAAACACCATCTGGAAATGGCGCAAGGCATTAAAGATAAGATGAAATAA